Genomic segment of Scomber scombrus chromosome 18, fScoSco1.1, whole genome shotgun sequence:
GCAGTGAACGTGATGAACGCACTGTGAGAACCACTGCTGCTTTCTTCAGGTTTAGATTGGCGTGTTTGCATTTAGCAGTGACCCTTGAATAAGGAAGTAGCTAGAAAGTAAAGCATCAGCCGGAGCCCAGCAGACTCCAAGTGCTGAGTCAGCTGTGCAGTGCAGTTTACCCcctctgcctctgtctgtcaACACAGCACTGCATCACTGCCTCCAACCTCCCCCGGCACATACAGGAGCAAACAAACAGCACTGGCGGGAAAGGGACAGGTAGAGGTTGAGCAaaggggagggaagggaagtAGAGAAGTTTTCATATTTCAGTTCTGTCCTTGATCAATAGTTGATCAATACTCAAGCAAGAAGATGTTGCCTTCAATGATGGCAGTGCATCAAtacttcccttcctttcttctctctctctctctctctctctctctctctctctctttctctctctctcactaaagctgtctcttttcctcttccatttacacatacaaacacgcaCCACGTCACCAGGGAGTCTCAGCTGTAGACTTTAATGTTGACGGGACGAGCCTGCAGAGACCCCCTGCAGAGAGACCAACACAAGGACGCTGCCAATAAATCTAGGCTGAAAAAATAACTCGATCTTCCTCCGGCGCATTAACCAACACTTGCATGCATCCAGTGAGTGTGCATAGACACACATGCTGATATTTGTCAGTCCCAGATGTTTGCAGGGCGGCTTAGCTGCCTCGGAGCTATTGAGTAGCCTCTGGATGGACTAATGTGATATGTCTGGCCTGATAAGGGGAAATTGAATCTCTTTTCTGCCTAATCTCTCTGATGCTACCCCAGGGGCTAGCGATGAAGGGAGCGTTTCTCTGCCCTTGcccttgtttttgttgttgttatttattgtgtttgcctcttttatttttctctcttccacTTGTGTCCTTCAGAGCATCAGAACCACGCACGAGAGCTGGTGAGGAAGGCGGACCTATCACAATGGGATGCCCTGGTTATCATGTCGGGAGATGGGCTTCTGTTTGAGGTGCTTTGATTATAATCAGCCTACCGCTCTTTCATAGCAACACAATAGTCAATCAATCACCAGTGGAAATGATATAAACCCTCATACCCCTGTTGCTATTCTTAGCGCCTTTGAGAACAGGCCTGTAAAAATTTAATTTGCATTCAGATTTGACAAAAGAGCCCAGCGCCAGTGATTCTAGCACTAAAATCTCTGCAGTTATTTATTAAAGTTCTCATCTTTGTTCTCTAGATGCTTCACTTTTAAAATTCATATGTGTATAAATCTTCAATAGTACAAGTCCCAAGTTGTACCTATTAAAGAAAAGAATGTTTTTGTAAGGTTTTATCATCTACAGACAATACTATCTATTTAGGACCAtggtgtttctgtttctgtatttGTTCTTGTTCACTCAGGTGATAAATGGTCTGATGGAGCGAGAGGACTGGCAAGAGGCCATCCAGACCCCTCTGGGGATTCTACCAGGTGGCTCAGGCAACGCCCTGGCTGCCTCCGTCCACCACTACTCTCAGTGAGTCAATCCATTAATGAGTAATTTAAATGCATGGACTAACGGtgcaaaagaaaagcaaagaaaaacctTCCTCGGCCCAAAAAAGGATGATTTATCTCCTTTTCTGTGTAATTATGCCAAAGGCTGAGTGGGCACATCATCCCTCAGGacggaggagagacagaggagcagaCTGGAACTGCTTCGCTGTGCAGCAGGAGGTCATTTCAGGCTGCTGATAACTCTCAAAGGAATGATGTAATGGGTTTAGAAACTCTGCACATTATGAGTGATTATAGTCCAAAGTGCAGCTGTGGAACCAGTCGACCTAGCGTATAGCCAGTGTGTCATCTCCCTCTACTGGTTGTTTGTTAGCTCAGCAGCAAAGCGAAACTTAATTTGTTCTAAGGCATAACCAATGCATTTagatatagtatatatatataggttttAGGGAAAAGATGTCCAAATTTGGGTGTACGTTTGGTGTGACTTAAGACCTGGAAGGTACTAAAACTGGAAATCTGCAATCTCTGCACATGCAGTTCATTCCACCTGGACATACACACGTTCTTATATTTATAGTATACGGTTGGTGGTATGTTATATTTTTCAACAATGATATTTCATAATATTTCTTTGGTTGCCAAAGACTAATATAGCttattactgtgtgtattagagttccattgttgtccaaaacacattaaagacacATAAATTAGGCATATCATTGCACACGTTCTTTCAACAAATAAGGGCCCTGCAGTATGTGTTCAAACAATCTGTTCTGTAAATGCTCATGCATTAATCCAAATCTGAAAATAGTGCAGAATagtcaatgattttttttcctcatgtttgaATAACTATTGCCAAAAACTACAGTGTGTAGTTTTAGAAAGTTactgatccttttttttttaaatatcaaactatatatttgcaagagttttaaaaaaaattaaagcagACAGTCATTAGACAGGAATGGGATGGGGCTGAGTGCCATGAAAAGAGGTTAGAGAAGTCGACCAACTAGTATAATTTGTTTGgctcaaaaatgtattatgggggacctattatgcttttcattcttttcaaTCATATATATTTCACAATGTCAaattttcatgttaaaaaacacgtcaaataatgaggtacaCGTAAGTAGAAATGATCCCTGTCAGCAAAAAGTActggcttcagactgctctgaataCTTCCAACATTTCTTTCTACTTTTAGTCTGAGCCAACAGCAATTCATGATGGGTTTCTTTATGTAGACATCTGCTCCATGCACAGCGCCCAAgtttgctgctctgctctgctaatATTATgctgtttttccattgttttgggggtagtcaTACCAAGCCGTGACTCCATTACACAGcactgcaaagtaaaataagtagtttacttGTTAGATGTGTGCTGGTCGTCTgtagctcttcatcaaacatcatcatcactgctgtGGCTGTTGGCTACTATTCATCCAAATTGCTCCAAATATCGCTATATGTTGTTCTGTCAACCAATTTTTAGCACCGCTAATGAAGCTCCTCTAATTCTGTGAGGACAGGTTTTATTTCCTGTAAACCCATCACATTAAAAGTCTCCTGTTATTTAGTCAAACTTTTCATTGGAAGCagtgaagcaggaaatgttgggtttgcatcagcagtaacttaacacagCTCTGATATGGCTCGCCAATCTGAACagagccttaaagagacaggagctcaAATGGATCGTtagaaacagaggctgaactgaagggctgcataaagaaccaatgtaagataaataaggagtttcttgaactgtgaatcatgcaaaccTACTCTAGCATagttcaaaaataaaaaaattagaGCATCATGGGTCCACTTTAAagttacaaaatatatattataaattcatatatagagattattgtatttattacacAGATATTTTAACCTATAGTCTTGTGATGTTCCATTGCTATTGCCTCTTTGACTCTTGATTTGTATAAACCTTCCTCAGGTCACCTCCAGCATGGAATGAGGAACTACTATTGAGCTGTGGTTTCATGCTGTGCAAGGGTCTGGTTGGCTCCCTGGATCTGGTGTCGATCCACCTTGCTTCTAGGCAGCgcctcttctcctttctttccctggCCTGGGGCTTTGTGGCTGACGTCGACATTGAGAGTGAGAAGTACCGCCATGTCGGAGCGATCCGTTTCCTTATGGGAACTCTGGTTCGCCTTGCTTCCCTCAGAGTGTATCAGGGTAGGTTAGCGTACCTGCCTTTTAAAGAAGTGCCAAAACTTCCAAAAGGGAACATCAAGGCTAGCCAGTCGCCCTCCACACCTCAGCACCCCTCGCTCTGCTCCTCCCTCCCCTGTCGGCTCATTCCCAACATCTCTCCAAACCAGAACTCTCGTCGCAATTGCAACAGCACAAATTCCAACTACAACACCATCACCAACTCCTCCAACAATGCTATCACCACCAAAAGACCTGAAACTCAGAGCACCGGCAAGACCAGAGCACCATTGGACTCTCTGCTACCAGGTCTGGACCAGCCTGTCCCTGAGAACTGGACTGTTGTCAAGGAGGAAGACTTTGTCTTGGTGCTGGCTATTTACCAGTCTCACCTGGCTGAGGACCTGTGGACAGCCCCTGGCGCAATGGCAGATGACGGAATGATTCACCTGTTCTACGTGACAGCGGGAATCTCCCGTCCTGCCCTCCTGCGCCTCTTCCTCGCCATGGAGAAAGGAGCCCATTTGGCATGCGGCTGCCCGCACCTAGTGTACGAGAAGGTAAAGGCCCTGCGGCTGGAGCCCATCTCACCACAAGGCGTGATCACTGTGGATGGAGAGATGGTGGAATATGGGCCTGTTCAGGCTCAAATCCACCCAGGACTGGCCAGACTCATATGTGGATGAACTCGGATTATCTTAATCTCTTTCTGGCTGTAGAGCTTTCTAGTTTGGCCTTTTACACTCGTGTCGGTTTCTTTATGTATGCTGTGTTTTCAGAAGTGCCAAAGACAGTTTGTCAGCCTCTGGAAATTCCTCTATTTTTCTACAGAAACAGCTCATCCTATTTTTATggacccccccccacccccacccctacCGCACCCGTCCTCTCTTTCCCTTAGTGATCAATTCAGGGTCAAAGCCATGGATTGTTGTTCTTGCTGCTGGCTGGTACCAGCTTAGAGAAATGGGGAGGGATTTTGTgcataaaagagagagagagagagtcagagcgatctttatgtatgtttgtgtgcacgtgtgaGATTGTGCATGAGGAGCATTGGCACATAGCAGCACGGCATAGTGACGGAGGAGTGCATTGTGCACTCTGCTGTCGGAACTCATAATCATGACACATGTAAAGAGAAGCACATTTTCCCGTCCTGGGAGGCTCCAGTGGAAAAACCAAGCCCACTTGTACCACTGTACACCAGGCCGGCAATCTTCTTCCTGGGCAACAGCATCGCTTCCCTCTTGGTCTGATAAAGAGGAGCTTTCTGACTGAAGAGATATAAATCCTTTGGGGATTTGATGTTGACAAATCTTTAATCTTTTGCATAGTTTATATCAAAATCTCCAACAATACCAGATCTAGTCACACAAAGCATTAGTAcccccctcccacctcctcctttCTGTCCGAGAAAACTTTCTCCAGCTGATAAAGCATTAAGCGTTGGACAGGCAGAAGAAACTTGGCTAGCTGAGGTTACACCTCCACCACTTATCCATTTCCTGCCCTGTCCTTTCTCTTAACCCACTTCATCTGGCTGCAACCATCATCAGACTGTAGGAACCACACACTCAGATAcactctctcactttcttttccCCATCCCCCCTCCTCTTACGCGCAGCTCCTCACAtatgctcacatacacacaagttCCCTTGCATCTCTGCAGCACTTAGTGAGGGGGAGGGGCATGGTCTGCTAGTGTGCATATGATACCCTTTCTTGCCATTTTAAGATTGtactgtctctccctcccttggTTAATGAGCCATCAGCACCTAATGTGTCCTTAATATTAAGCTTTACATCTGCAAAAGCTACATAgagttgttgattttttttgttttttgttgttgttgtttttttcaatcaaacGATAGCTTTTACTGTAAGTGAGTGTCAGAGCTTATGAATTTTGACACATATTAGACTGATTGAGGCAGacaaaaaagcagagagagtggGGTCTCACACTGGGTCAGTCAGCATTGCATATTGAGAATCATGCAATGTGAGCTCTGCTTTGCTCCACTGCGTGGCCTTTTTCACCGGTTGTTGGTGGTGTGGTGATGAGCATTAGTGcactggagcagaggagagTGCAAATGTTAGTATTATCATCAGCagcccccacccccaacaccttcctctctcacatatacacatCAGTTTATTTCAGGTCATGATGACCACAACAGAACTGCTACACAGGTATGCAGCAGATGAATATCATCACGTAGAGAGTGAGCTATCTTTACTGACATTAAGGAcaaattctgcttttttatttttttattttttttaaagcagaatgTCAACAGGGTAAAAAAGATCAACAAAATCACCTCTTATGCTGAAACTAAAAAGTAgaatgtgaaaaggctgatgcGGTGCAAAGGAATGATGATGATCAGCTTTTCAAAGTTTTGATGAGCATATAACTGTCATCATCCTGAGTGCAGTGCAGTCAATGCAATGAGCTGATAGCGCACattatttttctgctgctttttatgGTGAAGTGTAAAACGCgtcatttcagaaaacagaaaacacaacaacaaaactgaaaacacaacagaatttcagaaaaaacattcacaaagcCAAAGAACACGTAACCAAATCAGAGAACataacatttttggaaaacacagttgcaaaccaaaacaaaaaacacatttgagaaaacacaatgacatttcGTAAAACACAACCtttcagaaaatacatttgcaaaatcGACAGAAATGTTAACAAATcagaaaacagaacaacatttcagaaaaccAATTTATAAAACCAAAGAACACATTACAAAATCAGAAAAACGCAAAGTTTcggaaaacacattttcaaaaccaaaaaaaaaaagtcaacaaatCAGAAAACTCATTTACAGAATCAAAGAACACATTTGCACCATGAGCGTCTTTCTGGATCTTGTGAAAGAAACCAAGACTGATTGGCTTCCACTGGGAGgaatattatattctataaaaacTGTAATGTACTTGAAGTAGACCTGACCTGACTTAACATCTGTACTTTTGGGTTTCCATCTTCACTGCAGTGCCGATTTTTGCCTATAACTTGATTTTACATCcttacatttactgtataatacTCGTAGCTACAACTCATGTTATTCTTCTACCAATACTGTATCCTCAGTGATGTTTTCCAGGTGCTTTGATTGCATTCTCATGTTCTTCAGGCTGTGTTTTTTGCAGCTGCCAACATACACTGTTCATTActaaatgtataaaatgcatttcataAGGGTAGAGATAAGCTATGCAAATGCCTTGTCATGGCTGCAGATATCTGGTGTGAGGGGTCCCTCTGCTGGAACGCTCATATCACTGAAGGACATGGAGTGAAGATTTTATCCCATACAACGCAATCTCCTCAAACTACCACctctttcctgctttttttatatttaataatgatCGTGAGTAGAGTAGTTTTACAATGTAGATTAAGCTCAGCTGCAGGAGACGAAGCATTCTTCATACAAATCTTCATGACTGAAAGCCAATATCCAGCTCATTGTAATTGAACATCAGAGAAGAAATTTACTTGATACTTGCATAAATACAGCTGCAAATAATTATCAATGTCAACACCTTGGCGTAGGATGTTGTAACACTACTGTTAACTTATGGTACTCTACTGTTAAATTGTTGTACTCCACTGGCTGCTGTAATAtaacagcagtttttttttttttttttaagtgtcacAGATTATGAACTGAAATGACAAAGCTCTCTGCTAACTTAGAATCTCTTTGAACATTTGTGTCTTGCTATTGTATCTACACTTATGCCTGAAATGGTGCAATGAATTACAGATAAGTAAgggatgtttttatttgttgttttattgtttaatgtgcTGGTGCAGTAGTTCAGGACATTCATGTAGTATGGTTGAATCTGTTATACCGTCTGAAAAAATCTGTTTTGGAAATGGTGTGCAGAGTGTTTGCAGCTTTTCACTTTAAAGTTAGTGAAAAtagagaagaaaatgttttcagatCATCTCTAAAGAAGTGCCTTAGTCGTTATCCAAGACAGCAGATATAGTATGTGGTGCACAGAAAAACACTGGGAAAACTGACAGTCTTTTAGAAGGAAATTCTTTTCATtaactttgtgtcatgatattaTATCACTtgaaattatcacattttagcATTATGAAAAACAGTCTATTGGTATGCATCAGCATTACAATGAGGCTGCTCCAGGCTCTAATCTGTACACAAACGCTGATTCTTTATTCGTTATGATATGTGAAGCTCTGTGGTAGATGAGGAGTTTGAATGGGTTTTAAAGGCTGTTATTACAATCATTGAACCGGCTGTCAACAACCAGGTAAtcctcatttccttttattttcctgtaatttttagacttcttttttaaagatcaaTAAACATATTCATAGAGAAAACGGGGGTTTTGTGCTTCTGTCTAACCATTGCATTCAGTAAGTATGTGACACATGAGGTTATTTCAGTAATAATATGTTCCAAATATATTTGAAGtttctcaaatttaaaaagctgAGATTTGAAGAACTAATTTCAACAAACAGACTGGTTGGGGTCAAAATAAAGAGAGCCATGATAGACTGACAAACGATTGTGAAGTGAAATACAGTCATTCTACACTTGTATCTAGTACATCCTAGATATAAGTGAACTCTCCTTTTTGAGTTGGGTGTAACTGAACACTGCTTGTTTGTCTCATAATGTTATGTTACTGAAAAACTAATAGAGGCAGATTAGGGAAGGGTATGTTGTTCTATTACGTCAAAATCTGTGTgtaattttttctgttctttttttctaataCTGTAGAcatgctttatcatcaaattttAAATTCTGAGAAGAAAAATTAGTGTTCAATAgcgttcaatcaatcaatcaatcaatcaatcaatcaatcaatcaatctttatttatattgcgccaaatcacaaaaaaagtcatctcaaggcactttacacatagagcaggtctagatcgtactctttaatttaatttaaagagacccaacattctcCACATTCTAAACATTGGAACAACATTTAGATTATAGGTTATAGAAACAGAAATTATGATGGTGTAGCTACATTAAACGTATCCTTTCAATGAAAAGTGACTCTAGTAGATGGTTGTGTAGTCTATGGTTCTAAAGGGTTCTGTATCCAGTATCTCAACACACTTGTCTCCCAGGTACAGTGGTTGACAACTAGAGTCATAAAGACAAACCTATTAAGAGACATGGGGCTTTGACACAGCAAATATTCATATGCTATTCCACCAAGACTATATCCACAGCAGCACCACCAATTAACATGTTGATCTATATGTAAATTAGATCTTAGTTTACAGTCAGGAGCATGTAATTTAATCTGGTGATAGAAACTGTAAGAGGCTGTCTAATACAGCAAATATCTCTGAACAGGCAACACCAAAACACCAAGATATTctgatttcatttcaaataaaatgtattggtACCTGAATACTGGAGCTAAGGAATGACACTCACTTTCTCTATTGTAGGAGGGCCGTTGGTTGGGCGAGAGTGCATTCTGGATACATACATTTTCCTTAAAAACAGCCAGTTGTGGTCACTGTACTGCACCTCAACTAATTCTCCTCTAGGTGGAGACACAAGCTTTATCTGAAATGATTGCCTCATTACAACCATGTGCGTTATAGTTATTTCATGCCATTTTATTTAAGTGTCCAAATTCAAAgttcaaaaatgtaaattcaatTCATATTAAATAGTTCACTTAGAAATTCACAATCTCCTCACAAGCCTCCATATTGATCATAAAATTTATGAACACCTCTGTAAAACAGTTTCATCcaaaactgaatattaaaacCTTCTTGAAGGTGCGATTTATTGCAGGGCTGCTTCATTAAACTGCATTAGTTTTACTCAGGTGTAAACTGGCAGCTAATTAATGGCGTTACACTCTATGAAACTTGATGGCCTGCAGATGGCAATACAGTTTCAGTAGAGTAGATTCTGAAGTGAggttagtgtttgtgtgtgtctgtatgaatTTCATTTAGTGTCCCTCGGTGCAGAGGCATTGTTCCACAGGAAACCGCAGATTGTTGTGTGTcctgtctttgtgtctctgtaCTCGCTGTCACAGCCTTATGACACACAGACAACAGGCACTATAGGTCACCTCTGCACTTGGTGAATATGTAAACATGACTATAgattatatatagtatagatTGCGTcaacttttaacatttattacaCAGAAATGGCACTGAATAATCTATGGCCTTGATTTCCTCTGTTCGCTAGAAAAGTCTCACATCCTGATGAGGTCATCACTGACCTTATCAACCCCTGCAGATACACTGTTGTTGTCATCTTGAGGTACAGAGCAGTAAAACAGAGCTCTCTCTAAAAAATAGGGAGGATCATTGAGGGAAAGCTTTCTTTTACAAGGATGCCCTGATTACAGTACATATGAAAgcacacaacaacaaatcatATATAAGAACAAGACAAACAATAAACGTATGAAAACAATAGAAGCACATGAATGGCAGTCTCAACATAttatacaacaaacaaacaggccaAATACATTAACATAAGAGACAACATCAGTTCAAGAACATTTGCATGCACACTGCTCTATGTCAGTCAAAAAGgatttaaattgattaaaaggGATTAGCTTGTCTAATTTTACAAGCTTCTGCAGATTGTTCCACTTGTGTGGAgcacagtatttaaaaaacagtttcccAATCTCATTGCTTACATGATGATTTTCAAGGACCAAATAGTCTTGGGACCTAGTGCAGTGTGACGTTGATCTACAGTTCAAAAGACATGTGAGATACTTTTCCAAGAAGTGCTTTATATATAAATAGGATGCAGCAGGATCGGTTCTCTTCTCACTGCCAACGACTGCCACCCAACTTTCTCATAAAGAATACAACAATACGTTCTAAAGCCGTCTCCAGTTATGAACCTAAGGGCACAATGATAGACTGCATCAAGAGGTTTAAGAGTACATGCAGGAGAGTGCATATAAGTTACATCATCATAGTCCAAAACAGATGAAAAGGTCGATTGATCATTTTGCTTTCTGCAATTCTGGGTATTAGAGCATAGCTTGTTATCAAGCCAGAAACCAAGGTGTGTATCCATGGACACTTTTTCAACTTGTGTCCCATTagtaatagaaataaaatatttcaatttagtGGAACAGGTCACTCTTTTCTGGAAAACAGCACACATTTCGTTTTATCAGTAATTTAAGAtcaatctttctttttcctcgGAAAAGCCTGTTACACATGGTCACACCTGTACAACAGGTCTTCTCCTGCACCTCCCTATAAGGGTTGAATACGTTGCTCAAGGGCTTGATAAGAGTTTTGATAAGTGATGCTTTTCACGTTTAACTTGCATTTGGATGTGAAGCAGCATCTTCATGAATCCAGAGATCCAGAGTAGGAGTACTGCAAATTACTGTAGCATATGTAAGATTTATCAGAAAGCTCATAATATCACCATCACTAACCTTCACCTTTGGcatgaaaacacaatttatatcTATCCAAATACGTGTTCAAGTACACTGGATTAAGTGGCTACAGAGTGGTGAAGCTAAAATAATTTGCTTTAGAGAACCTCATTGTTTTTCAGCGGGGAAATGGAGCGCCTTACAAagtctctccctctgtctctttaattTTGTTCCTcccatttctcttctttttcttaacCTTTTCTGACAGGATTAATTAACTGCCACTCCAACAGTCAGCTGCATGCCAGAGCAGGGAGTGGGCCAGTgaatggtgtgtatgtgtgtatgtgtgtataaccTTAAGTACTTTCTTTTCTGGGACTCTTCCTGCTTTTCTGCCTCAACAGATCCAAAACCATCTCTGCCTGCCTCATTGTCTGGCTGGTTGGTTGCAGGGCAGCCAGTGTGCCAGCTGTTGTGAGACTGGGATCAACCTAAATATAATCTAACAACATCACTggcattaaaacaacaataaaggCAATCTCATGTGCCTTCCAAAATGTGCCAGTTTGCCCTAAGCCTGCCTCTGGATGTCAGAGAAGCTTCCTCTAAAACAAGGTTGGACCCACTCTACAAAGTGCACGTATGACATCAACATCATCTAGCTGAGGGCTGAAATAACCATAACTTTTAGGAACAAATCAATCATAACAATAAATCATGTTTCAGTAATAGTTTACTGCACCAAACTTTACAActtgaatttgttttattttttaaaatactatCCTAATTTAAACCTAATTATGGTTCTCAAAATTGAGATTTGTTCAGAAGCAAGCTTCAAACAAACAGTTAACAGGTTACATTTTGAGAGTGGAAGCTTTTGTGAGGTGGTTGGAGGAAAGTGAGAGGTCTGTTGTTATTCCCATCAAAATTATTTGTCATAAATTGGGCATTTTTCTTCACTCTGCAACCACAGATTTAATTTTTCTAGAGTAATTACAAAGCCAATTAGAGAGATAATAATATGTTTGATTTAGTGGATTTAATTAAGTATCTAATATAAAAGTTCCCTAGTTCTATATTATGTGTACATGTGATCTTATTTGAGCTCATTTAGATTTGCATTAACATGGTTTAAAATATGCAGCTGCAgaactttttcttgttttctcaaTAAAAGATATTATTGTTACCCAGataaattaaactgaatgaTACCAGACTGCCCATTCCCAGTACTTTGTTGAGGGTACAACGTAAATGGAACTccaataaatgaataagtaaaaaaaatgaataaacacgAATGTAAGCTTAAAACACTCTTGTGCTTGATTGGTTGTTACTATTATTTAATGATAAAGTTTTTAATAGTCTACTACTATAACAAGAGTTTAATAAAATTTTTCTGCTCCAAtaaatttacagtaaaacaaatgaTAATGCATTAGATCTGACAATTAAAGACAATAGCCTGGCTCCAAACTACGATGTTCAGAGAGCTTGAAACAGGATCATGTACCTGAGTGACCTGTGAAATATGTAAGCTGTTCCTCACACCCTCCCTCCCAGCGGATCCTGACACGTTATTCACCTGGGTGACATACAGCTGCTCCCACTGCTTTACAATCCATTTTCTTTATTACAGGAAGgaaagcttgtttttcttttcgttttttaaaatcctgcaCCTCAGACATTACGCATTCTTTCTCTAAGTTTAGTGGACATTCTGTCAGCTGAAATTATAAGATGTACGGCCTCCAGAGCACATGAGGCTGTGAGAGAGTCATCTGTGCAGTCAGCATCTGATTTCACGGTGCTTTGTGCACTTTGCTCCCAAACAAGAGCAGACAAACTACAGCTACAGCCAGGTGATGGAAGTACTATCCAGCTGTACAGTTGTGTAACAGGGCGAGCCCCACAGCTTCGGCAAGCTGCCACCACAAATTTGACTGTCTCAGTTTTCCACAGTTTTAATTCTTCAGTGGCCTCGCTGTGGTCCCATTTTTCTTACCAGCAGACTGCAACCACCAAGGACCAGCAGTGACTGTACAT
This window contains:
- the LOC133999888 gene encoding sphingosine kinase 1 — translated: MEKDASEPDPSCQRNGVLGVLYGEFTDMLNERVRYSVSLTESALTIQRICSSPGRTKVVFNLTDCVGCRAYRGPDSLDVGAYFTAYFYPFKRRWMSAGVARQRVEQCFRVALVQDPLANLQEAERWAHAIRDASVLQAPRRDGVAYTEVRRPCRVMILVNPHSGRGQALQHFTGHVQGMLTEAAVPYTLVITEHQNHARELVRKADLSQWDALVIMSGDGLLFEVINGLMEREDWQEAIQTPLGILPGGSGNALAASVHHYSQSPPAWNEELLLSCGFMLCKGLVGSLDLVSIHLASRQRLFSFLSLAWGFVADVDIESEKYRHVGAIRFLMGTLVRLASLRVYQGRLAYLPFKEVPKLPKGNIKASQSPSTPQHPSLCSSLPCRLIPNISPNQNSRRNCNSTNSNYNTITNSSNNAITTKRPETQSTGKTRAPLDSLLPGLDQPVPENWTVVKEEDFVLVLAIYQSHLAEDLWTAPGAMADDGMIHLFYVTAGISRPALLRLFLAMEKGAHLACGCPHLVYEKVKALRLEPISPQGVITVDGEMVEYGPVQAQIHPGLARLICG